A single region of the Desulfobulbaceae bacterium genome encodes:
- the rodA gene encoding rod shape-determining protein RodA — protein sequence MLRFDRRLALHFDWLLLLTVLVVIAMSLANLYSASYAGYPGTPPYIKQGYYYLVGFCLILAIISVDYHVLLRVNYPIYVAVIVLLIIAVVFGKTTAGAQRWIDFGFVKLQPSELAKLSVVVTFASYYCRKDTGKGFSLADLVPPALLLLVPVGLIIKQPDLGTALMLVFVFASMTLFVKIRMGTIILLVVFGLAVAPMAWKYGLKPYQRQRVETLLNPEGDPLGSGYHIMQSKIAVGSGQVLGKGYLAGTQVHLDFLPERHTDFAFSVLAEEWGFVGSVVFLACYFFMVFLGLSVAAVARDKFGVLLAFGVSALLFWQAFVNVAMVLGLLPVVGMPLPLFSYGGSSLLTNLAGVGILFNVRMRRFRAGSKS from the coding sequence ATGTTGCGATTTGACCGCCGGCTTGCGCTTCATTTTGACTGGCTTCTGTTGCTGACGGTACTCGTCGTTATTGCCATGTCGCTTGCTAATTTGTATAGCGCCTCTTATGCCGGCTATCCTGGCACGCCACCATATATTAAACAAGGGTACTATTATTTGGTGGGGTTCTGTTTGATCCTGGCGATTATCAGCGTTGATTACCATGTGTTGCTGCGGGTCAATTATCCGATATATGTCGCTGTTATTGTTCTTTTAATTATTGCGGTGGTTTTTGGTAAGACAACGGCCGGAGCCCAACGCTGGATTGACTTTGGCTTTGTCAAGTTGCAGCCGTCTGAGTTGGCCAAGTTGTCTGTCGTTGTCACCTTTGCCAGCTATTACTGCCGAAAAGACACCGGGAAGGGGTTTAGTTTGGCTGATCTCGTGCCACCAGCGCTGTTGTTATTGGTTCCGGTTGGATTGATTATTAAGCAACCCGATCTTGGCACCGCCTTGATGTTGGTTTTTGTCTTTGCCTCGATGACCCTCTTTGTGAAAATACGGATGGGGACGATAATACTTCTGGTTGTTTTTGGGCTGGCAGTTGCGCCAATGGCCTGGAAATATGGCCTTAAGCCCTATCAACGGCAGCGGGTGGAGACCTTGCTGAATCCTGAAGGGGACCCTCTGGGTTCAGGGTATCATATAATGCAGTCTAAGATTGCGGTGGGGTCTGGGCAGGTTCTTGGCAAGGGCTATCTGGCGGGGACCCAAGTTCATCTCGATTTCCTGCCAGAGCGTCACACCGACTTTGCTTTTTCGGTCTTGGCAGAGGAGTGGGGGTTTGTTGGTTCGGTGGTTTTCTTGGCCTGTTATTTCTTTATGGTTTTTTTGGGGCTAAGCGTTGCTGCAGTTGCCAGAGATAAGTTTGGGGTGCTCCTGGCGTTTGGGGTAAGTGCCTTGTTGTTCTGGCAGGCATTTGTCAATGTGGCCATGGTGCTTGGGTTGCTGCCGGTTGTCGGTATGCCGCTACCCTTGTTTAGTTATGGCGGTTCGTCGCTATTGACCAATTTAGCCGGGGTTGGCATCCTGTTTAATGTCAGGATGCGTCGATTCAGGGCGGGAAGTAAGAGCTGA